The following proteins come from a genomic window of Pyxidicoccus sp. MSG2:
- a CDS encoding extracellular solute-binding protein: protein MRKWLALVLLATAWSAQAAGDAAVPLKLWHAYRGGEETALIQVTQQFTAKTGVPVELLAVPYNAYADKLTNGIPHGAGPDVFIFNHERLRNFHAQRLLAPASTLARDDYFPNALEALEVDGQVYGYPMSLKSLALYVNTKLVPTPPTTTAELLAMLPALSDANAGRFGLAYENGDFYFHAPFLFGFGGELFDASGKASFNTEGMARSLAFVKKLQDDRFIPQEITGALVKSLFNDDRAAMIISGPWFAGEVAPNVNYRVVALPVVSETGIPLKPFLGVEAAFVSSQSKHAGQAQALARFLSLGEASLVRTMVGRQIPADVAAYQLQAVKDDVLISSFREAAKNATPMPNTLEMLRVWEPMKLALRAVLQGGTEPQDVGALADRRYRALHRERPPDASPLPWLGLVGVMALGGTVWVMRRPAPALPFKRRYPDVALAATYLAPASAGILVLVFIPFVVGLSLSLFHYEPGQYSFVGLANFVDILASRGYSISEPLSFYFTLAVTLLWALVNVVLHVSIGLFLALLLKDPLLKLKGVYRVLLIIPWAVPNYITALMWKGMFHQQFGAINGLLVALGMEPVSWFTKFSTAFAANVATNTWLGFPFMMVVALGALQSIPQELYEAAEVDGASKWTQFRHITLPLLRPAMLPAVILGSVWTFNMFNIIYLVSGGEPGGGTDILVSEAFRWAFQRNQQYGFAAAYSVLIFVVLLAWSSFTKRLMRASSEVMG from the coding sequence GTGAGGAAGTGGCTGGCGCTCGTGCTCCTCGCCACGGCGTGGAGCGCGCAGGCGGCCGGCGACGCGGCCGTGCCTTTGAAGCTGTGGCATGCGTACCGCGGCGGTGAAGAGACCGCGCTGATCCAGGTGACGCAGCAGTTCACCGCGAAGACGGGCGTCCCGGTGGAATTGCTCGCCGTGCCGTACAACGCGTACGCCGACAAGCTGACCAACGGGATTCCGCACGGCGCGGGCCCGGACGTCTTCATCTTCAACCACGAGCGGCTGCGCAACTTCCACGCCCAGCGCCTGCTGGCCCCCGCCAGCACGCTCGCGCGCGACGACTACTTCCCCAACGCCCTGGAAGCGCTGGAGGTGGATGGCCAAGTGTACGGCTATCCCATGTCGCTGAAGTCCCTGGCGCTCTACGTCAACACGAAGCTGGTGCCCACCCCGCCGACCACCACGGCGGAGCTCCTGGCGATGCTGCCGGCCCTGTCGGACGCGAACGCAGGCCGCTTCGGGCTCGCCTACGAGAACGGCGACTTCTACTTCCATGCGCCCTTCCTCTTCGGCTTCGGCGGCGAGCTGTTCGACGCGTCCGGCAAGGCGAGCTTCAACACGGAGGGCATGGCGCGCTCGCTGGCCTTCGTGAAGAAGCTGCAGGACGACCGCTTCATCCCGCAGGAAATCACCGGCGCCCTGGTGAAGAGCCTCTTCAACGACGACCGTGCGGCCATGATCATCAGCGGCCCCTGGTTCGCGGGGGAGGTGGCGCCGAACGTGAACTACCGCGTGGTGGCGCTGCCGGTGGTGAGCGAGACGGGCATCCCCCTGAAGCCCTTCCTCGGCGTGGAGGCGGCCTTCGTTTCATCCCAGTCGAAGCATGCCGGGCAGGCACAGGCGCTGGCGCGCTTCCTGTCCCTGGGCGAGGCGTCGCTCGTGCGTACCATGGTGGGCCGGCAGATTCCGGCGGACGTGGCCGCGTACCAGCTGCAGGCGGTGAAGGACGACGTGCTCATCTCCTCCTTCCGCGAGGCCGCGAAGAACGCCACGCCCATGCCCAACACCCTGGAGATGCTCCGGGTCTGGGAGCCCATGAAGCTCGCGTTGCGCGCGGTGCTCCAGGGTGGCACCGAGCCCCAGGACGTGGGCGCGCTCGCCGACCGCCGCTACCGCGCGCTGCACCGCGAGCGTCCTCCCGACGCGAGCCCCCTGCCCTGGCTGGGGCTGGTGGGCGTCATGGCGCTGGGCGGCACGGTGTGGGTGATGCGCCGGCCCGCGCCGGCGCTGCCCTTCAAGCGGCGCTACCCGGACGTGGCGCTGGCGGCGACGTACCTCGCGCCCGCGTCGGCCGGCATCCTGGTGCTGGTGTTCATCCCCTTCGTGGTGGGCCTGAGCCTGTCGCTCTTCCACTACGAGCCGGGCCAGTACTCCTTCGTGGGCCTGGCCAACTTCGTCGACATCCTGGCCAGCCGCGGCTACAGCATCAGCGAGCCGCTGTCGTTCTACTTCACGCTGGCGGTGACGCTGCTGTGGGCGCTGGTCAACGTGGTGCTCCACGTGAGCATCGGCCTGTTCCTGGCGCTCTTGCTCAAGGACCCGCTCCTGAAGCTCAAGGGCGTGTACCGGGTGCTGCTCATCATCCCGTGGGCGGTGCCCAACTACATCACCGCGCTGATGTGGAAGGGCATGTTCCACCAGCAGTTCGGCGCCATCAACGGCCTGCTGGTGGCGCTGGGGATGGAGCCGGTGAGCTGGTTCACGAAGTTCTCCACCGCCTTCGCGGCCAACGTGGCCACCAACACCTGGCTGGGCTTCCCCTTCATGATGGTGGTGGCGCTGGGCGCGCTCCAGTCCATCCCCCAGGAGCTCTACGAGGCGGCGGAGGTGGACGGCGCGAGCAAGTGGACGCAGTTCCGGCACATCACCCTGCCGCTGCTCAGGCCCGCCATGCTGCCCGCCGTCATCCTGGGCAGCGTGTGGACGTTCAACATGTTCAACATCATCTACCTGGTCTCCGGCGGTGAGCCGGGCGGTGGCACGGACATCCTGGTGTCCGAGGCCTTCCGCTGGGCCTTCCAGCGCAACCAGCAGTATGGCTTCGCCGCGGCGTACTCGGTCCTCATCTTCGTGGTGCTGCTGGCCTGGTCCAGCTTCACCAAGCGCCTGATGCGTGCGTCGTCGGAGGTGATGGGATGA
- a CDS encoding ABC transporter ATP-binding protein, producing the protein MSEVILSGIKKSFGQNLIVKGVDLQVREGEFLVMVGPSGCGKTTLLRLIAGLEQVDSGEVKIGGARVNDVPPRDRDVAMVFQSYALYPHMTVRENLAFGLTLRKFPEAEIASRVQEVAGMLELGHLLDRKPKALSGGQRQRVAMGRAIVRRPKVFLFDEPLSNLDTALRVQMRGELARLHRRLSATMIYVTHDQVEAMTLATRVAVFNGGILQQVGPPLELYNRPANRFVAGFLGSPAMNFLEARREGTGFAGRGFTLPCPVDVPADAGKVLVGLRPQDLRVAAQGPLAGTVDAVERLGFDGYAFLTTEAGPVAARFEKGTNVTVGDRVSLAPVADSLHVFTEDGSRALRHPVDRDSLEVAS; encoded by the coding sequence TTGTCCGAAGTCATCCTGAGCGGGATCAAGAAGTCGTTTGGCCAGAACCTCATCGTGAAGGGCGTGGACCTTCAGGTGAGGGAAGGCGAATTCCTCGTCATGGTGGGGCCCTCCGGCTGCGGAAAGACCACGCTGCTGCGCCTCATCGCGGGGCTGGAGCAGGTGGACTCGGGAGAGGTGAAGATTGGCGGAGCGCGGGTGAACGACGTCCCCCCGCGTGATCGCGACGTGGCGATGGTGTTCCAGTCGTACGCGCTCTACCCGCACATGACGGTGCGGGAGAACCTGGCCTTCGGCCTGACGCTGCGGAAGTTCCCGGAGGCGGAGATCGCCTCGCGGGTGCAGGAAGTCGCGGGGATGCTGGAGCTGGGCCACCTGTTGGATCGCAAGCCCAAGGCGCTGTCCGGTGGCCAACGGCAGCGCGTGGCCATGGGCCGCGCCATCGTCCGGCGCCCCAAGGTGTTCCTCTTCGACGAGCCCCTGTCCAACCTGGACACCGCCCTGCGCGTGCAGATGCGCGGCGAATTGGCGCGGCTGCACCGGCGGCTGAGCGCCACGATGATCTACGTCACCCACGACCAGGTGGAGGCGATGACGCTGGCCACCCGCGTGGCCGTCTTCAACGGGGGCATCCTCCAGCAGGTGGGGCCGCCGCTGGAGCTCTACAACCGCCCGGCGAACCGCTTCGTGGCGGGGTTCCTCGGCTCCCCGGCGATGAACTTCCTGGAGGCGCGGCGCGAGGGCACCGGCTTCGCGGGCAGGGGCTTCACCCTGCCCTGCCCCGTGGACGTGCCGGCGGACGCCGGGAAGGTGCTGGTGGGCCTGCGGCCTCAAGACCTGCGCGTCGCGGCACAGGGGCCGCTGGCGGGCACGGTGGACGCGGTGGAGCGGCTGGGCTTCGACGGGTACGCCTTCCTCACCACCGAGGCGGGCCCGGTGGCGGCGCGCTTCGAGAAGGGGACGAACGTCACCGTCGGGGACAGGGTCTCCCTCGCGCCCGTCGCGGACTCGCTGCACGTCTTCACCGAGGACGGCTCGCGCGCGCTGCGGCACCCGGTGGACCGCGACTCGCTGGAGGTGGCGTCGTGA